The DNA region GAATTCCCGTTGGGAACCCTTTCTGTTCGCAATGGTCATCTTTAAACACGAGATTATTTTTGATTATCTTTCACTCTCTGGCTTAGAATGTAGAAAACTCTGAACATATATTGTATAtgtcaaaataaattatttctcaACTGACAAGCtaacattttaattatagtCATATTGGTGTAACGAAATTGGGaatacaaaaattgttagttttcttattaagaGTCCGAAGCTAATAAGAACACTGTAGATTGTagttaaagaaaaacaattgaATTACGAGCAAGGAAGCTTATTAACAcctttaattcttttaaatgtaATGCAGCATTGCTAGTTTTCCATTTCTTTCATAAGGGTACCattcatttgaaaaacaaattcaaagccTTTCACTCGCAAGATGCTTTGTGCAAAGTTTTGTTAATATTGGCCTAGTGGTTCAAGAGACTGAAGTTAAACGTTTAGATATATGCAAAACAAAATGTGAACATAGTTGAATTCTCAACAtagataaagaaaaatgtttatagCAACAACTTGGCATTACTCGAAGAGTGGTCTCTATACTGCCTGTGGATTGAAGTTTCTCCATTCTGGAGAGACAGAGATTGAACATTAACAGTCAGTGTATTTATTTTCCCTCTTTTTTGCACATTTGACTAAAGCTAGGGTTCTAATTACTCTTTCCATCGATATATTTGGAAAAGATGTAAATTTTTGAACAACTTTGATCTCCTCAATGCAAATATACCATCCCACTTTTTGAATGATAGTGCAATCTTCCTCATTCTGCTTTCCTAACTCAGCAGGAAAAAagctaaataaaaataaaaatacatgcaaaatttattttgcaagtTCTTGACATTTGAACAGAAAAAGAcatgattttatcatatgatacgaaGTGCTTGATCCACATGTCTTGGTCAACATCCAACAAAATGGAGGAGATGAACTGAGATACAAAGAGTTCACTTCAAAGAATGGTACAAACTGTCTTTTAACTGCATTTAATTGAATTTCTTAACATCAAATTCTTGTACAattattcaatatcatttttatttcactaTATTTCCAAATACATACAAATTCTTTAAATACTTCAAATATGACAACACTAAAAGAATTCCTTAAtgaacttaaaaaacaaactgtaTCAAAAAAGGTATTGGCTGATAAACAAACAGCTTGAAATGTTAGGACACACCCAAGACATCTATGAACTACTTTAACAATGCACAATGAGAAGTCGACATGAAAAATCCACGAGAATGAAATGTCAACAACTGTCACATGATATAAAAGAATGATAACAATGAATGATGGTTTCCATGGCAGTTCAACCTTCATCTTCCCCGTCATCTCCCTCATCTTCTCCATCTTCATCTCCTTCACCTTCCTGGAAATCAAACAAATGTATCAACACTTCAGAACTCATTCCGTTAAGATCAAGCAAGACTATTATATGATTGTGATATACTATCACAAGACTTCtcatatgaaatgaaatttaatttgccAAAGTAAATGAATGATAGGGTCAATACTTTATGCAACAACAAAACCTCCGAaccattaaatcatacataataAATTTCTACCTCTTCTTCTCCTTCATAGTCCTCTTCATCTTCTTCATCCATCATGCCTTCCTCATCTAATTCATCTATAAAGATACccaataaacatatttacaatttgaaatgtatattcttttttgaaataatgtaCTCAAAATTATTTGCTGTtaagacaaattaaaatctaatcATACCTCCTCCATCTTCTTCAATTTCAGATGcctaaaataaagaaaataaaattaacacagGTCAACTGCATTATAATGGGACTGGGGATGGGAAGAAGACATGAATACCAAATCAGTGAGATCCTGAACAATTGAGTACTACAGCATTAAGATAAGGGAAGTAACTATAAAATGCAACATGTTCTTAAAAATCTATTCTGTCTGATACCAGATTTCACTAAATTTATTATGGAAATTTCAGGacaatttatcaaataatgGGAAATTTTAATGTGCAATCGTAAGACAAAATTTCAAGAACTAAACACTGTTAGTGAGTCAGAATCCAGTTTATTgccaaatttaaataattcacaCAAATTTTTGCGAATTCTCTGGAGAAAATTGATGTGGAATTTTGGGTGAAGAGGAAGGATGTTGCAGTTGGGAATGGGGCAGAATTATGACCCTCAATGGGCAGTGAAAAATCACTGCAATGGCCGTCATGGATACCTGTATGACCAAAAAACTCCTGTTTAAATTTAGCTTGGTTTCAGTtaaatttttgagattttggtTCTGGTTTGGTTTATGCTATAGAATCCTCCTTCTGCtaaaaacagtgtttggacttGCAACTAATCAATTTGACTGTTGCCAGTATTAAGCTTATTGTATATACTGTGATCATGTGTAAATCAAAGTCCTAGTTattaaattttagttttaacaatAAAGGCTCCTTGGCAATTAACACCGAGGaattatttgtttcatatatgACAAAGGTTTGGCCTTAAGCTTTAAGACAGCTaaagttaaaattatatattgcaCTTTATGAAGGAAAAAGTTACCAGGTAGTATTGCAATGGATTTGGCCAGATGTCGTCCTTGATGACCTCCCCTAATTCATCTGCTCCGGCGTCGCCGTGGTCCGTGAACCAACAGAAGAAGGATTCCTGCTCTTCCATGTTACGCTTACGCCCTCCTTTGCTAGGtgtacttgatttttttgttaggTCCTAGAAATAAAATCACCATAATCATgacaagtaaaacaaaatttcattcaaCAGACACAAAATTTAGGGATTTCTTCTACAACCATTGgcaataaacaataaactgaTATCAATGCCAGCATCAATAAGGTATACCTTTCCACTCTTCCACTTAATAGGTGTTGATTTTGATGATGGTTCCCCTGTTTCATTCAAGTGAAATTCTTTTGATATAacatcattttcaaagtattggTTACTATCAAAatactgaaaaagaaaataaaaacccataattttaaatgttcccctctacaacatacatgtattcaacaTATTAATATGCAattgatatacatatacatattaagAAATATGTTTCCTACATGTTTTACTATACTTACAAAGTTTATTTTGTAACCAGATTTTATATCTTCAAACTCCTGAACTTCAACCTTTGTGAGAAACTGTAGGGCTTCCTCATCTTCTTCATTTAATAGTGCAGATATTTGAGGATGGTTTACAAACTATCAACATGTTAAGGTAAAATACCAACACCACATATTAATTCATCTGATATTAGAACAATAAACCTAACTAAAGAAGTAATTTGAAGATTTACTAATCTATATACTGACAATCATTCAAGTTTATACCAACACCACTTATATcttatattgaaaacaaaactcaatgcaaaacatttttagatCAGATATAACTGAATAAAAGAAATCATTATTAGCTAGTGTTTTTCAAACTCTTGGTCTGCACTTTCAGCAGTTATCACAGGAAAGGATACAGCTGTCACCCAAAAGTTTGGTATTTTTGCTATAAGGTCGGATCGCTTCGAGTAGTAAGGTTGCCGTAGCTTGTTGTACTTTTGTTCAACTTTG from Crassostrea angulata isolate pt1a10 chromosome 7, ASM2561291v2, whole genome shotgun sequence includes:
- the LOC128156784 gene encoding protein SET-like; this translates as MATPAKVSKPEGKNNHDNADEQADKEQQEAIEQIDEVQNEIDRLNEQASEEILKVEQKYNKLRQPYYSKRSDLIAKIPNFWVTAFVNHPQISALLNEEDEEALQFLTKVEVQEFEDIKSGYKINFYFDSNQYFENDVISKEFHLNETGEPSSKSTPIKWKSGKDLTKKSSTPSKGGRKRNMEEQESFFCWFTDHGDAGADELGEVIKDDIWPNPLQYYLASEIEEDGGDELDEEGMMDEEDEEDYEGEEEEGEGDEDGEDEGDDGEDEG